In Methylovirgula sp., a single genomic region encodes these proteins:
- a CDS encoding NAD(P)-dependent alcohol dehydrogenase, translated as MTEVRGYAARDASSPLAPFTFERRTPGPHDVEIEILYCGICHSDLHQARNDWRNSLYPMVPGHEIVGRVVATGAHVKKLKAGDLAAVGCMVDSCRQCSACNDDLEQYCEHGTTWTYNCKDRSGKELTFGGYSEKIVVEERFVAKVPENLDLKAVAPLLCAGITTWSPLKHWNVGPGQKVGVIGLGGLGHMGIKFAKALGAHVVMITTSPGKAQDAKKLGADEVLISTDAAAMQAHAASFDFLLNTVPVPHDLNPYIALLKRDRAMVLVGVLTELEPPVQGGGLIMGRKSVAGSAIGGMKETQEMLDFCGEHNIVADIEMVDIQTVNEAYERLIKNDVKYRFVIDMDSLRKEAA; from the coding sequence ATGACAGAAGTCCGCGGCTATGCCGCTCGCGACGCAAGTTCGCCGTTGGCCCCCTTCACCTTCGAGCGCCGGACGCCCGGCCCGCACGACGTTGAAATTGAAATTCTTTATTGCGGGATTTGCCATTCCGATCTGCACCAGGCGCGCAACGACTGGCGCAATTCGCTCTATCCGATGGTGCCGGGTCACGAGATCGTCGGCCGGGTCGTCGCGACCGGCGCGCATGTCAAAAAGCTGAAGGCCGGCGATCTCGCCGCGGTCGGGTGTATGGTCGATTCATGCCGTCAATGTTCGGCCTGCAATGACGATCTCGAGCAATATTGCGAACACGGCACGACCTGGACCTACAATTGTAAGGATCGCAGCGGCAAGGAACTGACCTTCGGCGGCTATTCCGAGAAGATCGTTGTCGAGGAGCGTTTCGTGGCCAAAGTGCCTGAAAACCTCGATCTCAAGGCCGTCGCGCCCCTGCTTTGCGCCGGCATCACCACCTGGTCGCCGCTAAAGCACTGGAATGTGGGCCCGGGCCAGAAGGTCGGCGTCATCGGCCTCGGCGGTCTCGGCCACATGGGCATCAAATTCGCCAAGGCGCTCGGCGCGCATGTGGTGATGATCACCACATCGCCCGGCAAGGCGCAGGATGCGAAAAAGCTCGGCGCGGACGAGGTCTTGATCTCAACCGATGCGGCGGCGATGCAGGCACACGCGGCGAGTTTCGACTTCCTGCTCAACACCGTTCCGGTGCCGCACGACCTCAACCCCTATATTGCGTTGCTGAAGCGCGATCGCGCGATGGTGCTGGTCGGCGTCCTGACCGAACTCGAGCCGCCGGTTCAAGGCGGCGGCCTCATCATGGGCCGCAAGAGCGTTGCCGGTTCCGCCATCGGCGGCATGAAAGAGACGCAGGAGATGCTCGATTTCTGCGGCGAGCATAACATCGTCGCCGACATCGAGATGGTTGACATCCAGACGGTCAACGAAGCCTATGAGCGGCTCATCAAGAACGACGTGAAATACCGCTTCGTCATCGACATGGATTCGCTGCGCAAAGAAGCGGCGTAA
- a CDS encoding homoserine dehydrogenase has product MSSPLRLGVAGLGTVGAALLKLLDRQANALAERTGRRIAVMAVSARDRSKVRDLDLARFEWFSDPVALAGSPEIDVFVELIGGADGVARAAVEAALQEGKAVVTANKALLAKHGLHLGKLAESKGAALGFEASVAGGIPIIKTLRESLAGNSISRVYGILNGTCNYILSRMETEQLSFAQCLAEAQRLGYAEADPSFDIGGYDTAHKLAILTALAFGTEIAPDSIAVEGIEQITLADISAAAELGYRIKLLGVAARTAAGIEQRVHPTMVPRSSAIAQVMGVTNAVTIDADAVQELTLVGPGAGGMATASSVVADIADIARGLHVPPFGLPMASLTPPRRAALQTHEGGYYIRLSVYDRPGAAAAIATRMAERTISLESIVQRRRPGEQKGASAVPVILITHATSEKLIGEALKDVLADGFIAEPPQVIRIERE; this is encoded by the coding sequence ATGTCTTCTCCCTTGCGTCTCGGCGTGGCCGGCCTCGGCACCGTGGGCGCTGCCCTCTTAAAACTTCTCGACCGTCAGGCTAACGCTTTGGCAGAGCGAACCGGACGCCGGATCGCGGTAATGGCTGTCTCCGCCCGGGATCGCAGCAAGGTCCGCGATCTCGATCTGGCGCGTTTTGAATGGTTCAGCGATCCGGTCGCTTTGGCGGGTTCTCCCGAGATCGACGTTTTCGTCGAATTGATCGGCGGCGCTGACGGCGTGGCGCGCGCCGCGGTCGAGGCCGCCTTGCAGGAGGGCAAAGCCGTCGTGACCGCTAATAAGGCGCTGCTGGCGAAGCACGGGCTGCATCTCGGCAAACTGGCCGAATCGAAGGGCGCCGCGCTTGGCTTCGAAGCCTCGGTCGCCGGTGGCATACCGATCATCAAGACGCTGCGCGAAAGCCTCGCAGGCAATTCAATCTCGCGCGTCTATGGCATCCTGAATGGCACTTGCAATTACATCCTCTCGCGGATGGAGACAGAGCAGCTTTCCTTCGCGCAATGTCTCGCCGAGGCGCAAAGGCTCGGCTATGCCGAGGCTGACCCGTCCTTCGACATCGGCGGCTATGATACGGCGCATAAACTTGCGATCCTGACGGCGCTTGCCTTCGGCACCGAGATCGCGCCCGATTCCATCGCCGTAGAAGGCATCGAGCAGATCACGCTCGCCGATATTTCGGCTGCCGCCGAGCTTGGCTACCGGATCAAGCTGCTTGGCGTCGCTGCCCGCACCGCAGCGGGGATTGAGCAACGCGTGCATCCGACGATGGTGCCGCGCTCGTCCGCCATCGCGCAGGTCATGGGTGTCACCAATGCGGTGACGATCGACGCCGATGCCGTGCAGGAACTGACGCTGGTCGGGCCGGGGGCGGGCGGGATGGCGACGGCATCATCGGTCGTTGCCGACATTGCCGACATTGCCCGCGGCCTGCACGTGCCGCCCTTCGGCCTGCCGATGGCGTCGCTGACGCCGCCGCGCCGCGCGGCGTTGCAGACGCACGAAGGCGGCTATTACATTCGGCTTTCGGTTTACGACCGGCCCGGCGCCGCGGCAGCGATTGCGACCCGCATGGCCGAGCGCACGATTTCGCTGGAGAGCATCGTCCAGCGCCGCCGTCCGGGCGAGCAGAAGGGCGCGTCGGCCGTGCCCGTGATCCTCATCACCCACGCGACGTCGGAGAAGTTGATTGGCGAAGCGTTGAAAGACGTGCTCGCCGACGGTTTCATCGCCGAACCGCCGCAGGTTATCCGCATCGAGCGCGAATAG
- a CDS encoding DJ-1/PfpI family protein — MAPKTVLIIAPPRVTLQDVTGPWEVFCRAEGLRPGTYDVAVVSAGLQKQVETKFGLGIVCERSVHDFIGALDTVLVAGSDEGVSGEADPAFLDWLRDAATRTRRMGSICTGSFYLAHAGLLAGRHATSHWRYLDRLADSFPDVSVERDPIFVRDGDIYTSAGITAGIDLALALVEADCGHDVSQAVARDLVVFLQRQGDQPQLSTALALRMADRDPIRSLQQWMPDNLQSVVRVEDMAAYVHMSPRNFTRLFKQQTGMTPGEYLRQLRIEAARRRVQELSGNQEAVAASVGFGSSRTLQRSLKPDARAAPRNN, encoded by the coding sequence ATGGCTCCCAAGACAGTTCTCATTATCGCCCCACCCCGCGTCACACTTCAGGACGTGACAGGCCCATGGGAAGTGTTCTGTCGCGCTGAAGGGCTGAGACCCGGCACTTATGATGTAGCGGTGGTTTCTGCGGGATTGCAGAAGCAGGTCGAGACAAAGTTCGGTCTCGGAATCGTCTGCGAACGATCTGTTCACGATTTCATCGGGGCCCTCGATACAGTTCTGGTCGCCGGCAGCGACGAAGGTGTATCGGGCGAGGCTGACCCTGCTTTCCTCGATTGGCTCCGCGATGCGGCGACACGCACGCGGCGCATGGGATCGATCTGCACGGGGTCGTTCTATCTCGCACACGCAGGTCTCCTCGCGGGACGCCACGCGACAAGCCATTGGCGCTATCTGGATAGGCTTGCGGATTCATTTCCAGATGTTTCGGTCGAGCGCGATCCTATTTTTGTCCGTGACGGCGATATCTACACGTCCGCCGGCATCACCGCTGGGATCGATCTCGCACTCGCTTTGGTAGAAGCGGATTGCGGGCATGATGTCTCTCAGGCCGTGGCACGCGATCTTGTGGTCTTTTTGCAGCGGCAAGGCGATCAGCCGCAACTCAGCACGGCGCTCGCGCTGCGCATGGCCGATCGCGATCCGATCCGGTCCTTGCAACAATGGATGCCGGATAATCTCCAATCCGTTGTGCGGGTCGAGGACATGGCGGCTTACGTCCACATGAGCCCGCGCAATTTCACGCGTCTGTTCAAGCAGCAGACCGGGATGACGCCCGGCGAATATCTCCGACAATTACGCATCGAGGCCGCGCGGCGCCGCGTCCAGGAATTGTCGGGCAATCAGGAAGCCGTGGCGGCGTCCGTTGGATTCGGCAGCAGCCGAACCTTGCAGCGATCGCTGAAGCCAGACGCTCGCGCCGCGCCACGCAACAACTGA
- a CDS encoding nuclear transport factor 2 family protein, translated as MQVTFTKQVTFTKKEPPRWLLDMWKEIDNKTFGNGFDCFMQDAVCNLGVADWHGREAIRANLKAFIDTGFTALHHVAEYWDGGFLKIFHGVVDMTPDNGPGPSVHPTMTHFFYMDEKDHAKVRHWIGAVGPVSFG; from the coding sequence ATGCAGGTGACCTTCACTAAGCAGGTGACCTTCACTAAGAAGGAGCCGCCGCGCTGGCTGCTCGATATGTGGAAAGAGATCGACAACAAGACATTCGGGAATGGCTTCGACTGTTTTATGCAGGACGCCGTTTGCAATCTTGGTGTGGCGGACTGGCACGGACGCGAAGCCATTCGCGCGAACCTGAAGGCCTTCATCGACACGGGTTTCACCGCCCTGCATCATGTGGCCGAATATTGGGACGGTGGATTTCTGAAAATATTCCATGGAGTCGTCGACATGACACCCGACAATGGGCCCGGGCCCAGCGTCCATCCGACAATGACGCATTTCTTCTACATGGATGAAAAAGACCATGCCAAGGTGCGCCATTGGATCGGCGCGGTCGGCCCCGTCTCGTTCGGCTAG
- a CDS encoding MBL fold metallo-hydrolase: MTLPNNSISADRRDVICSGGAFAFSSFISLLFSTSETVRAAALQAKPPEIDQLSVRIVTDSYQMAVAPNLKVGNLEIKRFGFAIGDHPPEKAILSEFGLSLHATSQIGSDSRRVLIDFGYTPQTLLNNFDLLGLDPGSIDALVLSHGHYDHFGGLVGFLDHSKGRLKPKLPIFLGGEECFCARQWVAPPMKGDFGALNRDAIEKANLSIMFAPGPAVVADHGFTTGRIELTSFEKVLSPSKMKIGRTGSFGCYPEDFTQDERDKGIIPDQFRHEIATAFNLKGRGLIILTSCSHRGLVNTIKQAQGASGVEKIHAIVGGFHLAPQKEESSVKKASQAVS; this comes from the coding sequence ATGACTTTGCCAAACAATTCCATTTCAGCAGATCGCCGCGACGTTATTTGCAGCGGCGGGGCATTCGCCTTCAGCAGTTTCATTTCATTGCTATTCTCAACAAGCGAGACGGTCCGAGCCGCAGCCCTTCAAGCCAAGCCGCCGGAAATCGATCAACTGTCGGTTCGCATCGTGACCGACAGCTACCAAATGGCCGTTGCGCCGAACCTCAAAGTCGGGAACCTGGAAATAAAGCGCTTTGGATTTGCTATTGGCGATCATCCGCCGGAAAAAGCAATTCTGAGCGAGTTTGGGCTGTCGCTCCATGCGACATCGCAGATCGGCAGTGATTCACGCCGGGTGCTGATCGATTTCGGTTATACGCCACAGACGCTCTTGAACAATTTCGATCTTCTTGGCCTGGATCCGGGTTCGATCGACGCGCTTGTCTTGTCGCACGGGCATTACGATCATTTCGGCGGATTGGTCGGCTTCCTCGATCATTCCAAAGGAAGGCTCAAGCCAAAGCTACCGATCTTTCTCGGCGGTGAGGAATGTTTCTGTGCGCGCCAATGGGTAGCTCCTCCCATGAAAGGCGATTTTGGCGCCTTGAATCGAGATGCGATTGAGAAAGCCAATCTGTCGATCATGTTTGCGCCTGGACCCGCCGTCGTTGCCGATCATGGATTCACGACAGGACGAATTGAACTGACATCTTTCGAGAAAGTGCTTTCACCGAGCAAAATGAAGATCGGCAGGACAGGTTCGTTCGGTTGCTATCCCGAGGACTTCACTCAGGATGAGAGAGATAAGGGAATTATTCCGGACCAGTTTCGCCATGAGATCGCGACCGCCTTCAATTTGAAGGGACGGGGGCTGATTATATTAACCTCTTGTAGCCATCGCGGTTTGGTCAATACAATCAAGCAGGCGCAAGGCGCCTCCGGGGTCGAGAAGATTCACGCGATTGTCGGGGGTTTTCATCTCGCACCCCAAAAGGAAGAGTCGTCTGTGAAGAAGGCGTCCCAAGCGGTTTCGTAA
- a CDS encoding dihydrofolate reductase: MQTTDVRAVIAIGLRGQFGLHGRLPWEGNRSREFVADVERFFDLTRGHVLIMGHRTFISVPEFAFRDRDIVEIHASDDPRDVLARFRGRSVFIGGGPVVYAAYAPFIRHWDINRLPYDGEADRWFDPAWLVAGGHPV; this comes from the coding sequence ATGCAAACCACTGACGTGCGCGCCGTCATCGCCATCGGCCTTCGCGGCCAGTTCGGCCTTCATGGCCGGCTACCGTGGGAAGGCAATCGCAGCCGCGAATTTGTTGCCGATGTCGAGCGGTTCTTCGATCTGACGCGCGGCCATGTCCTGATCATGGGCCACCGCACCTTCATCTCGGTGCCCGAATTCGCCTTCAGGGATCGCGACATCGTTGAAATCCACGCCTCCGACGACCCACGCGACGTGCTGGCGCGGTTTCGAGGCCGGTCTGTGTTCATCGGCGGCGGCCCCGTGGTCTATGCCGCCTATGCGCCCTTCATCCGCCATTGGGACATCAACCGCTTGCCCTATGATGGCGAGGCCGATCGCTGGTTCGATCCCGCCTGGCTCGTGGCGGGCGGCCATCCGGTCTAG
- a CDS encoding DJ-1/PfpI family protein: MINHNEDARLDRRTFAKLSALGLSAVVVGVPGVTLAHTGIVSKPEAFTALRDKPLNIGILIFPNMDQIDFTGPFEVLSRLPNAKVHVIGTQPGNFRDRGGMILTPDITLDGVPPLDLLQVPGGPGQQALMHDEPVLRLIRDHVAAGKPLFSVCTGALICGAAGVLKGRHATTHWSAFDLLPYFGAIPVRERVVIDGNIITAAGVTAGIDGALTVAALLRGDAEAQHIQLDIQYAPDPPFHAGTPETAPRDVLTSVTAAYRPLTEARLSTAREIARQLSVAEPL; the protein is encoded by the coding sequence ATGATAAACCATAATGAAGATGCACGCCTCGATCGTCGCACTTTCGCGAAGCTCTCGGCCCTTGGCCTGTCGGCGGTTGTGGTCGGCGTGCCGGGCGTGACGCTCGCGCATACCGGGATCGTCTCCAAGCCCGAAGCCTTTACGGCGCTTCGCGATAAGCCTCTGAATATCGGCATCCTGATCTTCCCGAACATGGATCAGATCGACTTCACGGGGCCGTTCGAAGTCCTGTCGCGCCTGCCCAATGCCAAGGTGCATGTCATCGGTACGCAGCCAGGGAATTTTCGTGACCGCGGCGGGATGATCCTGACGCCCGACATTACGCTTGACGGTGTCCCGCCGCTCGATCTTCTTCAGGTGCCGGGCGGCCCGGGCCAGCAGGCCTTGATGCATGACGAACCTGTTCTGAGACTCATTCGCGACCATGTTGCCGCTGGCAAGCCATTGTTTTCCGTTTGCACCGGCGCGCTCATTTGCGGCGCAGCAGGTGTTTTGAAGGGACGGCATGCGACGACGCATTGGTCCGCCTTCGATCTACTTCCCTATTTCGGTGCTATCCCGGTCCGCGAGCGCGTCGTTATCGACGGCAACATCATCACCGCCGCCGGCGTTACGGCCGGCATCGATGGCGCGCTGACGGTCGCGGCTTTGCTGCGCGGAGACGCCGAAGCGCAACACATCCAGCTCGATATCCAATATGCGCCTGATCCGCCATTCCACGCGGGCACACCTGAGACCGCGCCGCGCGACGTGCTGACGTCGGTCACTGCCGCCTACCGTCCGCTAACCGAAGCGCGGCTCTCGACGGCGCGGGAAATTGCAAGACAGCTCAGCGTCGCTGAGCCGCTTTAA
- a CDS encoding Rrf2 family transcriptional regulator gives MLTKKGKYGLKAMVHLAGYPPGEPSLVTDIATINDIPKKFLDTILGELRNAGFVNSKKGKGGGYTLARPAQDIRVGHIIRVLDGPLAPIQCASKTAYRRCDDCTDETTCGVRLLMLQAREAITQVLDNRTLADMRALALSGEQEFTYTI, from the coding sequence ATGTTGACAAAAAAAGGAAAATACGGGCTCAAGGCGATGGTGCACCTCGCCGGCTATCCGCCGGGCGAGCCGTCCCTCGTAACCGACATTGCGACGATCAACGACATTCCGAAGAAGTTTCTCGATACGATCCTCGGCGAGTTGCGCAACGCCGGCTTCGTCAACTCGAAAAAGGGCAAAGGCGGCGGCTATACGCTCGCCCGCCCGGCGCAGGATATCCGCGTCGGCCATATCATCCGAGTCCTCGACGGGCCCTTGGCGCCAATCCAATGCGCGAGCAAAACCGCCTACCGACGCTGCGACGACTGCACCGATGAGACAACCTGTGGCGTCCGGCTGCTGATGCTGCAGGCGCGCGAGGCGATCACGCAGGTTCTGGACAATCGGACGCTGGCCGATATGCGTGCTCTGGCCTTGAGCGGCGAGCAGGAATTCACCTATACGATCTGA
- a CDS encoding IS5 family transposase, with translation MMRPKEQRETGQKDLFKARLDQIVDMSHPLAKLAGAIDWGFLETSFGAAYSDKPGHPPLATRLMAGLAILKHMHDLSDEVLCDRWVENPYYQLFCGEEFFRHKLRFDRSSITRWRQRMGEERLVALLQESLATAPRVGAAKPADFTKVIVDTTVQPKAVAFPTDARLMHRARERLVRLAKKHGVGLRQSYVRVGKFALIQQQRYAHAKHFKRAKRALKTLKTQLGRTIRDIARKIKAHAPLEDAFAKELMLARRVHAQNRNLRRIKGTPADADLRVFSLHAPEVECIGKGKAHKPYEFGVKVSVATTLAHSKGGQFIVHAKALPGKPYDGHTLATVIPAIERIVGAALQRIIADAGYKGHNAPQEHRFKVYTAGQKRRMTDAIKREMRRRSAVEPVIGHAKSEHRMGRNYLAGQAGDAINAVLAAAGYNFRRLLAWFNLLLSAIWIAISPANAPETHYETAWDAFFTDDSSFWGAR, from the coding sequence CTGATGCGGCCGAAAGAGCAGCGCGAGACTGGGCAGAAGGATCTTTTCAAAGCCCGGCTCGACCAGATCGTCGACATGAGCCATCCGCTCGCGAAGCTCGCCGGGGCGATCGATTGGGGCTTTCTCGAAACAAGCTTCGGTGCCGCCTACAGCGACAAGCCGGGACATCCGCCGCTGGCGACCAGGCTGATGGCGGGGCTCGCCATCCTGAAGCACATGCACGATCTTTCCGACGAGGTTTTGTGTGATCGTTGGGTCGAGAACCCCTATTATCAGCTGTTCTGTGGCGAGGAGTTTTTCCGCCACAAGCTTCGCTTCGATCGCTCCTCGATCACGCGCTGGCGGCAAAGGATGGGTGAAGAAAGGCTCGTCGCGCTTTTGCAGGAGAGCCTTGCAACGGCGCCGCGCGTTGGCGCAGCAAAACCCGCCGACTTCACCAAGGTCATTGTCGACACGACGGTGCAGCCGAAGGCGGTCGCCTTCCCGACCGATGCGCGGTTGATGCATCGTGCGCGCGAGCGGCTGGTGCGGCTCGCCAAGAAACATGGCGTCGGGCTGCGCCAATCCTATGTGCGCGTCGGCAAGTTCGCTTTGATCCAGCAGCAGCGCTATGCGCATGCCAAGCACTTCAAGCGGGCAAAGCGGGCGCTGAAGACGTTGAAGACCCAGCTCGGCCGCACCATCCGCGACATCGCCCGCAAGATCAAAGCCCACGCGCCGCTCGAAGACGCCTTCGCTAAGGAGCTGATGCTGGCGCGCCGGGTTCACGCGCAGAACAGGAACCTGCGCCGCATCAAAGGCACCCCGGCCGATGCCGATCTCCGCGTCTTCAGCCTGCATGCGCCAGAGGTCGAATGCATCGGCAAAGGCAAGGCGCACAAGCCTTACGAGTTCGGCGTGAAGGTCTCGGTCGCGACGACGCTCGCGCACTCGAAAGGCGGCCAATTTATCGTTCACGCCAAGGCTCTGCCCGGCAAACCCTATGACGGCCATACGCTTGCCACCGTCATTCCCGCCATCGAACGCATCGTCGGCGCCGCCCTTCAGCGCATTATCGCCGACGCCGGCTACAAAGGTCACAATGCGCCGCAGGAACACCGCTTCAAGGTCTATACCGCCGGCCAAAAGCGCCGCATGACCGATGCCATCAAGCGCGAGATGCGAAGACGCTCGGCCGTCGAGCCGGTCATCGGCCATGCCAAATCTGAACATCGCATGGGCCGCAATTATCTTGCCGGACAGGCCGGCGACGCGATCAACGCCGTGCTCGCCGCCGCTGGCTACAACTTCCGCCGCCTCTTGGCCTGGTTCAACCTTTTGTTGTCCGCAATCTGGATCGCCATCAGCCCCGCAAACGCCCCGGAAACACATTACGAAACCGCTTGGGACGCCTTCTTCACAGACGACTCTTCCTTTTGGGGTGCGAGATGA
- a CDS encoding ABC-F family ATP-binding cassette domain-containing protein, with the protein MLHISELTYRLGPRVLFDKATAALPERARIGFVGRNGTGKTTLFNMIAGDLAPDSGTISVPKQMRIGRVEQEAPGGPTTLLDFVLAADTERAALFDEAETATDPHRIAEIQTRLVDIDAHAAPSRAAHILAGLGFDHEAQGRPLSEFSGGWRMRVALAAVLFSAPDLLLLDEPTNYLDLEGTLWLIDYLARYPATILVVSHDRDLLDAVADHILHLDQAKLTLWRGNYEGFERQRREQQAALSKQKKKQDAQRAHLQAFVDRFRAQATKAKQAQARIKMLAKMEPVAAIVDGDVQPFVLPSPQKPLRPPILRMENAVAGYGDTRVLQKLSLTIAEDDRIGLLGSNGNGKSTFAKLVAGRLAPMEGLVERSAKLDVGFFAQHQVDDLNEGATPYQCVAELMRGEPEAKIRGRCAQLGFPNVKADTKIALLSGGEKARLLMGLAAFNGPHLLILDEPTNHLDIDSRAALIEAINEYQGAVILVSHDRYLLDACADRLWVVGDGRVASFDGTMDDYKRLVLSARGDTPARTKAKPEESSETPPPPRPAKAPPLKKRVVAAEEKIAKFQDLLARVDKALMTPDAFAASPGHAAQLARQRGDLAKALAAAEDEWLQLSAEVELAAR; encoded by the coding sequence ATGCTGCATATTAGTGAATTAACCTACCGCCTCGGCCCCCGCGTTCTCTTCGATAAAGCGACAGCCGCCCTCCCCGAACGGGCGCGGATCGGCTTCGTCGGCCGCAACGGCACCGGCAAGACCACCCTGTTCAATATGATCGCCGGCGATCTGGCGCCTGATTCCGGCACGATCTCGGTACCAAAACAGATGCGGATCGGCCGCGTCGAACAGGAAGCGCCGGGTGGCCCAACCACCCTCCTCGATTTCGTCCTCGCCGCCGACACCGAGCGCGCTGCTCTCTTCGACGAAGCCGAGACGGCGACCGATCCTCATCGCATCGCCGAGATTCAGACGCGGCTTGTCGATATCGACGCCCATGCCGCGCCCTCGCGCGCCGCGCATATTCTTGCCGGTTTGGGTTTCGATCACGAGGCGCAGGGCCGACCGCTGTCCGAATTTTCCGGCGGCTGGCGGATGCGGGTGGCACTGGCGGCCGTGCTCTTTTCGGCGCCGGACCTGCTGCTCCTCGACGAGCCGACCAATTACCTCGATCTCGAAGGCACGCTCTGGCTCATCGATTATCTCGCCCGCTATCCGGCGACGATCCTTGTCGTGAGCCATGATCGCGACCTGCTCGACGCTGTCGCCGACCATATCCTGCATCTCGATCAGGCCAAGTTGACCCTCTGGCGCGGCAATTACGAGGGTTTCGAGCGCCAGCGGCGCGAACAGCAGGCGGCCCTGTCGAAGCAGAAGAAGAAGCAGGACGCGCAGCGCGCGCATCTTCAGGCCTTCGTGGATCGCTTCCGCGCCCAGGCCACCAAGGCCAAACAGGCGCAGGCACGCATCAAGATGCTGGCCAAGATGGAACCGGTCGCTGCGATCGTCGATGGCGACGTTCAGCCCTTCGTCTTGCCCTCGCCGCAGAAGCCGCTGCGGCCGCCGATCCTGCGCATGGAAAACGCCGTCGCCGGCTATGGCGATACCCGTGTGTTGCAGAAACTGTCACTCACTATCGCCGAAGACGATCGCATTGGCCTGCTCGGCTCGAACGGCAACGGTAAATCGACCTTTGCCAAGCTCGTCGCCGGGCGGCTTGCGCCGATGGAAGGCCTTGTCGAGCGCAGCGCGAAGCTCGATGTCGGCTTTTTCGCGCAGCATCAGGTCGATGATCTGAACGAAGGGGCGACGCCCTATCAATGTGTCGCCGAATTGATGCGCGGCGAGCCGGAGGCGAAGATCCGCGGCCGCTGCGCGCAGCTCGGCTTTCCCAACGTCAAGGCGGATACCAAAATCGCGCTGCTGTCCGGCGGCGAGAAGGCGCGCCTCCTGATGGGCCTCGCGGCCTTCAACGGCCCGCATCTGTTGATCCTCGACGAGCCGACGAACCATCTCGACATCGACAGCCGCGCCGCTTTAATCGAAGCGATCAACGAATATCAGGGCGCGGTCATCCTCGTCTCGCACGATCGTTATCTGCTCGATGCCTGCGCCGACCGGCTCTGGGTCGTCGGCGACGGCCGCGTCGCGTCCTTCGATGGCACGATGGACGATTACAAGCGCCTCGTGCTGTCCGCCCGCGGCGACACGCCTGCGCGGACGAAGGCGAAACCGGAGGAAAGCTCCGAAACGCCGCCTCCGCCGCGCCCGGCCAAGGCGCCGCCGCTCAAGAAGCGCGTCGTGGCGGCTGAGGAGAAAATCGCCAAGTTCCAGGATCTGCTCGCCCGCGTCGACAAGGCTTTAATGACACCCGATGCTTTCGCGGCTTCGCCCGGTCACGCAGCGCAGCTCGCCCGCCAGCGTGGCGACCTTGCGAAGGCGCTTGCAGCCGCCGAAGACGAATGGCTGCAGCTTTCCGCGGAAGTCGAACTTGCGGCACGGTAA
- a CDS encoding heme-binding protein, whose protein sequence is MITSEKAHRVIAAGEAKAKEIGQPMNIAVVDAGTNLKAFTRMDGAWLGSIDIAINKAFTAKAFDISTKDLGQNSQPGDQFYGIQESNHGRVMIFAGGLPLVVDGKIVGAVGVSGGSGVQDQSVAEAAAAVCK, encoded by the coding sequence ATGATTACGAGCGAAAAGGCCCATCGTGTCATCGCCGCTGGCGAAGCCAAGGCAAAAGAGATCGGTCAGCCGATGAACATTGCCGTCGTCGACGCCGGCACGAATCTCAAGGCTTTCACCCGGATGGATGGTGCGTGGCTCGGCAGCATCGATATCGCCATCAACAAGGCCTTCACCGCCAAGGCCTTCGACATCTCCACCAAGGACCTCGGCCAGAACAGCCAGCCGGGTGATCAGTTCTATGGCATCCAAGAGTCGAACCACGGCCGGGTCATGATCTTCGCCGGCGGCCTGCCGCTGGTCGTCGACGGCAAGATCGTCGGCGCCGTTGGCGTCAGCGGCGGCAGCGGTGTGCAGGATCAATCCGTCGCCGAAGCGGCGGCGGCGGTTTGTAAATAA